The window TGCTGCGAGTCGGATCAGACGTCGTGGATGTCGGACCGGCCGCCAGCCATCCGGACGCGAGGCCTGTATCGCCGGCCGATGAGATCAGACGTATTGCGCCGCTCTTAGACGCCCTGTCCGATCAGATGCACCGTGTTTCAATCGACAGCTTCCAACCGGAAACCCAGCGCTATGCGCTCAAGCGCGGCGTGGGCTACCTGAACGATATCCAAGGATTTCCTGACCCTGCGCTCTATCCCGATATTGCTGAGGCGGACTGCAGGCTGGTGGTTATGCACTCAGCGCAGCGGGATGGCATCGCCACCCGCACCGGTCACCTTCGACCCGAAGACGCGCTCGACGAGATTGTGCGGTTCTTCGAGGCGCGGGTTTCCGCCTTGCGACGGAGCGGGGTCGCTGCCGACCGGCTCATCCTCGATCCGGGGATGG is drawn from Providencia huaxiensis and contains these coding sequences:
- the sul1 gene encoding sulfonamide-resistant dihydropteroate synthase Sul1; this encodes MVTVFGILNLTEDSFFDESRRLDPAGAVTAAIEMLRVGSDVVDVGPAASHPDARPVSPADEIRRIAPLLDALSDQMHRVSIDSFQPETQRYALKRGVGYLNDIQGFPDPALYPDIAEADCRLVVMHSAQRDGIATRTGHLRPEDALDEIVRFFEARVSALRRSGVAADRLILDPGMGFFLSPAPETSLHVLSNLQKLKSALGLPLLVSVSRKSFLGATVGLPVKDLGPASLAAELHAIGNGADYVRTHAPGDLRSAITFSETLAKFRSRDARDRGLDHA